In a single window of the Hydrogenobaculum sp. 3684 genome:
- a CDS encoding DUF72 domain-containing protein — MKNANIHIGISGYYYKDAIGRFYPNGIRPSEFILYYQRFFDSVELNFTFYRYPQKHHIKSILKKAPNLRYSIKLHRSFTHFKNYDKKSLEKFIEDIELIVSSGRFIALLMQFPPSMHYKEESLEHIEDLIKSLKPIPLAIEFRSKSFNRKDVFELLKENNVSIVNVDAPKKEDALVGPWISTANFNYIRIHGKDEENPYKYIYSIDELKKLKTKIRKIEEYKPTYIFFNNTFGAGAFLNALELKKLYGFDVEIPDKLEAIRNQGIWV, encoded by the coding sequence ATGAAGAATGCTAATATACATATTGGCATAAGTGGATATTATTATAAAGATGCCATAGGAAGATTTTACCCTAACGGCATAAGACCATCGGAGTTTATACTTTATTACCAGAGATTTTTCGATAGTGTAGAGCTAAATTTCACATTTTATAGATATCCACAAAAGCATCATATAAAATCTATACTTAAAAAAGCACCAAATTTAAGGTATTCAATAAAACTTCATAGAAGCTTTACACATTTTAAAAATTACGATAAAAAAAGCTTGGAGAAGTTTATAGAAGACATAGAACTAATAGTATCTTCTGGGCGTTTTATAGCACTTTTAATGCAGTTTCCACCATCTATGCACTACAAAGAAGAGTCTTTAGAGCATATCGAAGATCTTATAAAAAGCTTAAAACCAATACCTTTGGCCATAGAGTTTAGAAGCAAGTCTTTTAACAGAAAAGATGTTTTTGAGCTTTTAAAAGAAAACAACGTCAGCATAGTAAATGTAGATGCTCCAAAAAAAGAAGATGCTTTGGTAGGACCTTGGATTAGCACAGCAAACTTCAACTATATAAGAATACATGGAAAAGATGAAGAAAATCCTTACAAATACATATACAGCATAGACGAGCTGAAAAAATTAAAAACAAAAATAAGAAAAATAGAAGAGTATAAACCTACTTACATATTTTTTAACAACACCTTTGGAGCAGGAGCTTTTCTAAACGCTTTAGAACTTAAAAAGCTTTACGGATTTGATGTGGAAATACCAGACAAGCTTGAAGCTATAAGAAATCAAGGTATATGGGTATAG
- the sfsA gene encoding DNA/RNA nuclease SfsA, which produces MQFDLKECIVLERLNRFVAKVIVDNEETLVHIRNTGRLPELLVKGAKGLLEKKEGGKYNWHLKAVNKNGHWVYIDSLLAPKLFLDFIRKENLFDIKSLKLEPKYGDNHKFDILINNEVLIETKSVNLVKDEIAMFPDAPSERGTKHIELLKNIHITKEYKPMIVFVVQRPDAKAFKPNEETDPNFSEALKQAKEIGLDILCFDCYTSENEIFIKSQIPKVF; this is translated from the coding sequence ATGCAATTTGACCTCAAAGAGTGTATAGTCTTAGAAAGACTAAACAGGTTTGTAGCAAAAGTTATCGTTGACAACGAAGAAACCCTTGTCCACATTAGAAACACTGGAAGACTGCCAGAGCTTTTGGTAAAAGGAGCAAAGGGTCTTTTGGAGAAAAAAGAAGGTGGCAAATACAACTGGCATTTAAAAGCTGTGAATAAAAATGGACATTGGGTTTATATCGACTCTTTGCTGGCTCCTAAATTGTTTTTAGATTTTATAAGAAAAGAGAATTTGTTTGATATTAAAAGCCTAAAACTAGAACCAAAATATGGTGATAATCATAAGTTTGATATACTAATAAACAACGAGGTTCTCATAGAAACAAAATCTGTAAACCTTGTAAAAGATGAAATAGCCATGTTTCCAGATGCACCATCAGAACGTGGCACAAAACACATTGAGCTTTTAAAAAATATACACATCACAAAAGAATATAAACCTATGATAGTGTTTGTGGTACAAAGACCAGATGCAAAAGCCTTCAAACCAAACGAAGAAACAGATCCAAACTTCTCAGAAGCTCTAAAACAAGCCAAAGAAATTGGTTTAGACATACTTTGTTTTGATTGTTATACCTCAGAGAATGAAATTTTTATAAAAAGCCAGATACCAAAGGTTTTTTGA
- the nadD gene encoding nicotinate (nicotinamide) nucleotide adenylyltransferase: MGIAFFGGSFDPIHIGHILVARDVCELCDVDKIYFMPAFISPFKPKPIASPKQRFEMLKLALEDEPWAFIEDIELKKEEISYTYKSALMLKEKYKENPTFIIGYDAYLTLDKWYRYEDLVKIANFIVVKRGKEDIFINNDIDAIFCNTRTIDISSTEIRERIKHGKSVKYMIPDKVLEYILKEGIYAKS, encoded by the coding sequence ATGGGTATAGCGTTTTTTGGTGGTAGCTTTGACCCGATACATATAGGGCATATACTTGTGGCAAGGGATGTATGCGAGCTTTGTGATGTTGATAAAATATATTTTATGCCAGCTTTTATATCTCCTTTTAAACCAAAACCTATAGCAAGTCCCAAACAGCGGTTTGAAATGTTAAAGCTTGCCTTGGAGGATGAGCCTTGGGCTTTTATAGAAGATATAGAACTAAAAAAAGAAGAAATATCTTATACTTATAAAAGTGCACTGATGCTAAAAGAAAAGTATAAAGAAAATCCAACCTTCATAATAGGCTACGATGCTTACCTAACGCTTGATAAATGGTACAGATATGAAGATCTTGTAAAAATTGCAAATTTTATAGTGGTAAAAAGAGGCAAAGAAGATATTTTTATAAACAACGATATAGATGCAATTTTTTGCAACACAAGAACTATAGATATATCCTCTACTGAAATAAGAGAGCGTATAAAGCATGGTAAGAGTGTAAAATATATGATACCAGATAAAGTATTAGAATATATATTGAAAGAGGGTATTTATGCCAAAAGCTGA
- the mnmG gene encoding tRNA uridine-5-carboxymethylaminomethyl(34) synthesis enzyme MnmG, with translation MKFDVVVVGTGHAGIEAAIAASKLCDSVGLFTINIDNIGQMSCNPAIGGIAKSIVVREIDILGGEMAKAIDATGIQFKMLNRRKGEAVWAPRAQADKLKYKEYMKKALMNIPNLYLVQDEVIDILVKDNKVIGVKTKLGIEYQCKAVVVTTGTFLNGKIFIGDKVFPGGRAWEPPSTNLDEFYKRFGFTLKRFKTGTPARLDKRTINFDELEIAPGDEPAPKFSLFSDPRGSYWFEPNKKQINCYITYTNPKTHEIIRKNLHRTALYGGLIKGVGPRYCPSIEDKVVKFESKAQHQIFLEPEGEDTIEIYPNGLSTSLPEDIQQEMYRTIKGLENVVLIRPAYAIEYDIVDPLELYPTLETKKIKGLFHAGNFNGTTGYEEAAGQGILAGINAGLRANNKEPIILPRSISYIGLMAEDLTTKEIVEPYRLFTSRSEYRLSVRQDNAPERLLELSHNLGLLNEEDYKLAKELLNGINYYVDYYKSQKTVINLGENPKPYTLSQIIAIEGIDKLKELGFDVPQNPYIKDETEIILKYEYYIEKEKKLNEKLKMFEHIKLPPDMDYENVKGLTKEAIEKLKKLKPATIAQAKNIDGITPASISAILIHMGILG, from the coding sequence ATGAAATTTGATGTGGTAGTTGTAGGGACAGGACATGCCGGTATAGAGGCAGCTATAGCCGCTTCAAAGCTATGCGATAGTGTTGGGCTTTTTACAATAAACATAGATAACATAGGACAGATGTCTTGCAATCCAGCCATAGGTGGTATAGCAAAAAGCATTGTAGTAAGAGAAATAGATATACTAGGTGGGGAAATGGCAAAAGCCATAGACGCTACAGGCATACAATTTAAGATGCTAAACAGAAGAAAAGGTGAGGCTGTATGGGCACCAAGGGCTCAAGCGGACAAGCTAAAATACAAAGAATATATGAAAAAAGCCCTTATGAACATACCAAACTTATACCTTGTGCAAGATGAAGTAATAGATATACTTGTAAAAGATAATAAAGTAATTGGAGTAAAAACAAAACTTGGCATAGAATATCAATGCAAAGCTGTAGTGGTAACCACAGGTACATTTTTAAACGGAAAGATATTTATAGGTGATAAAGTTTTTCCTGGTGGTAGAGCTTGGGAACCCCCATCTACAAATTTAGATGAGTTTTACAAAAGATTTGGTTTTACTCTAAAAAGGTTTAAAACGGGAACACCTGCAAGACTTGATAAAAGAACAATAAATTTTGATGAGCTAGAGATAGCCCCCGGCGATGAACCAGCACCCAAATTTTCATTGTTTTCAGACCCAAGAGGAAGCTATTGGTTTGAGCCAAATAAAAAGCAAATAAATTGCTATATTACCTATACAAACCCAAAAACCCATGAGATAATAAGAAAAAATTTACATAGAACAGCTCTTTACGGTGGTCTTATAAAAGGAGTGGGCCCAAGGTATTGCCCGTCTATAGAAGATAAGGTTGTAAAGTTTGAATCAAAAGCCCAGCATCAAATATTTTTAGAACCAGAAGGAGAAGATACTATAGAAATATACCCAAACGGGCTTTCCACATCCTTACCAGAAGACATACAGCAAGAGATGTATAGGACTATAAAAGGGCTTGAAAACGTAGTGCTTATAAGACCCGCTTACGCTATAGAATACGATATAGTGGATCCTTTGGAGCTATATCCAACGCTTGAAACCAAAAAGATAAAAGGGCTTTTCCACGCTGGAAACTTCAACGGCACCACAGGCTATGAAGAAGCCGCAGGACAAGGAATATTAGCAGGTATAAACGCCGGCTTAAGGGCAAACAACAAAGAACCTATAATATTACCAAGGTCTATCAGCTATATAGGACTTATGGCAGAAGATCTTACTACAAAAGAAATAGTAGAACCTTATAGGCTTTTTACATCAAGATCCGAATATAGATTATCGGTAAGACAAGACAATGCACCAGAAAGACTTTTAGAGCTATCTCACAATCTTGGGCTTTTAAATGAAGAAGATTACAAACTTGCCAAAGAGCTTTTAAACGGGATCAACTATTATGTTGATTATTATAAAAGCCAAAAAACCGTTATAAACTTGGGTGAAAACCCAAAACCCTATACTTTATCTCAAATAATAGCGATAGAAGGCATTGATAAATTAAAAGAACTTGGCTTTGACGTGCCTCAAAATCCTTATATAAAAGATGAAACAGAAATAATATTAAAATACGAATATTACATAGAAAAAGAAAAGAAATTAAACGAAAAGCTCAAGATGTTTGAACATATAAAATTACCACCAGATATGGATTATGAAAACGTAAAAGGTCTCACCAAAGAAGCTATAGAAAAACTAAAAAAACTTAAACCAGCCACTATAGCTCAAGCAAAAAATATAGATGGTATCACACCAGCCTCCATAAGCGCAATACTAATACATATGGGCATTTTAGGCTAA
- a CDS encoding pyridoxal phosphate-dependent aminotransferase: MLADRVKTLKPSPTLAVSAKANELKAKGIDIISFGAGEPDIDTPDFVKEACIKALKEGKTKYTPSSGIPLLREALSQKLKTENNVEYSPSEIVVSTGAKMVLFLIFMAILNEGDEVIVPSPYWVTYPEQIRLFGGIPVFAELQEDNNFELTLDILKRYVSPRTKAVIINSPSNPTGAVISEENLKKIVEFCIERNIFIISDECYEHFVYDGAYMVSPASFSKEARDITFTINAFSKTFSMTGWRVGYVACPSSYAKVIADLNSQSVSNVTSFAQWGALEALKNDNSKAFIENMKNTFSKRRSHLINILENYHIPYSKPKGAFYMFIDLTKYKSNFKDDIEMSSYILEKGNVALVPGSSFGKDFWARLSYCVSEDTLSEGVKRINEALRSL; this comes from the coding sequence ATGCTTGCAGATAGAGTTAAAACATTAAAACCATCGCCCACTTTAGCAGTTAGCGCTAAAGCTAACGAGCTAAAAGCAAAAGGTATAGATATAATAAGCTTTGGAGCAGGTGAACCAGATATAGATACGCCTGATTTCGTCAAAGAAGCTTGCATAAAAGCTTTAAAAGAAGGTAAAACCAAATATACACCATCCTCTGGTATTCCGCTTTTAAGAGAAGCACTATCACAAAAGCTAAAAACTGAAAACAACGTAGAGTATAGTCCTTCGGAAATAGTAGTATCCACTGGAGCTAAGATGGTTTTATTTCTTATATTTATGGCTATATTAAACGAAGGAGATGAGGTTATCGTACCTTCACCTTATTGGGTAACATATCCAGAACAGATAAGGCTATTTGGTGGAATACCTGTGTTTGCAGAGCTTCAAGAGGATAACAATTTTGAACTAACGCTTGACATACTAAAAAGATACGTAAGCCCAAGAACCAAAGCCGTTATAATAAACTCACCCTCAAACCCCACAGGTGCTGTCATATCAGAAGAAAACCTTAAAAAGATTGTGGAATTTTGCATAGAAAGGAATATATTTATTATATCCGATGAATGTTATGAACACTTTGTATACGACGGGGCTTATATGGTAAGTCCAGCATCTTTTAGTAAAGAAGCAAGAGACATCACTTTCACAATAAACGCTTTTTCCAAAACCTTTTCCATGACAGGCTGGAGAGTAGGATATGTAGCTTGCCCTTCTTCTTATGCAAAGGTTATAGCTGATTTAAACAGTCAAAGTGTATCAAATGTCACAAGCTTTGCCCAATGGGGTGCTTTAGAAGCTTTGAAAAACGATAATTCAAAAGCTTTTATAGAAAATATGAAAAATACGTTTTCAAAAAGAAGATCACATCTTATAAATATTTTAGAAAACTACCACATACCTTATTCGAAACCAAAGGGCGCTTTTTATATGTTTATAGATTTAACAAAGTATAAAAGCAACTTCAAAGACGATATAGAAATGAGCTCTTATATTTTAGAAAAAGGTAACGTAGCTTTAGTACCTGGTTCTTCCTTTGGAAAAGACTTCTGGGCAAGGCTATCTTACTGCGTATCTGAAGACACCTTATCAGAAGGTGTTAAGCGTATAAACGAGGCTTTAAGAAGTCTATGA
- a CDS encoding PDC sensor domain-containing protein, with translation MPKAENYVSLDIFSSNIPAFNYEDSVDLVYKFFKEKPFYKYVVILKNQTPIGIVKKDDIAFANRNLNVGELSKPLPKVKNTNINPQRLSDVIEVLRLQVSDIFLVNNKNQYIGVINYDTVIHYLSKFPDSSQDKISNMLGKDYYAVVIGFQDFKELKEELSYKIDSLFKLIRDLLKNMSNECCTYIEKSDNEIYSVHKTKITKDVINKFFDEFYKEYNVLFQTHKTPVMYAIVLNLNNIKSYDAFLKRIDILKVYIKDMKNTVAIIDGLQPLLITHLSKQDYPTVQLIKEKISSSIQDIANNLVKTEKNLWEFVVYDMFKKYPFYDLIYIMNESGIQISNNIINPDISKSIATGKKGADRSKEAYFKNASETPYITGVYLSKATDDFCITVSLAFKYQNKSYVIAGDIAYSDIGKISLQSE, from the coding sequence ATGCCAAAAGCTGAAAACTATGTAAGTTTAGACATTTTTTCTTCAAACATACCGGCTTTTAACTATGAAGATAGTGTTGATTTGGTTTATAAGTTTTTCAAAGAAAAGCCCTTCTACAAATACGTTGTTATACTAAAAAATCAAACACCTATAGGTATTGTCAAAAAAGATGACATAGCTTTTGCAAATAGAAATTTAAATGTAGGAGAACTATCAAAACCTCTTCCAAAAGTCAAAAACACCAACATAAACCCACAAAGACTTTCAGATGTTATTGAGGTCCTTAGACTCCAAGTGTCTGATATATTTTTGGTAAACAACAAAAATCAATACATAGGAGTAATAAATTACGACACAGTAATCCATTATCTAAGCAAATTCCCAGACTCTTCTCAAGACAAAATATCTAACATGTTAGGGAAAGATTACTATGCGGTGGTTATAGGTTTTCAGGATTTTAAAGAACTAAAAGAAGAGCTTAGTTATAAAATAGACTCGCTGTTTAAGCTAATAAGAGATCTATTAAAAAATATGTCTAACGAATGTTGTACATATATAGAAAAATCCGATAACGAAATATACAGTGTACACAAAACAAAAATCACAAAAGATGTTATAAATAAATTCTTTGATGAATTTTATAAAGAATACAACGTACTGTTTCAAACCCATAAAACCCCTGTTATGTACGCCATCGTACTAAATTTAAACAACATAAAATCTTACGATGCTTTCCTAAAACGAATAGATATATTAAAAGTATATATAAAAGATATGAAAAATACCGTAGCGATAATTGATGGATTACAGCCTCTTCTGATAACGCACTTATCAAAGCAAGATTATCCAACAGTCCAGCTTATAAAAGAAAAAATATCATCCTCTATACAAGATATTGCCAACAATCTAGTGAAAACTGAAAAAAATCTATGGGAATTTGTGGTCTACGATATGTTTAAAAAGTATCCTTTTTACGACCTTATCTATATAATGAACGAGTCTGGAATCCAGATATCCAACAATATAATAAATCCAGACATATCCAAAAGCATAGCCACAGGGAAAAAGGGGGCAGATAGATCAAAAGAAGCTTATTTTAAAAATGCATCGGAAACCCCTTATATAACAGGAGTTTATCTTTCTAAAGCCACAGATGATTTTTGTATAACCGTTTCACTGGCTTTTAAATATCAAAATAAATCTTATGTAATAGCCGGAGATATAGCATATTCTGATATAGGTAAAATTAGCCTACAAAGTGAATGA
- a CDS encoding thioredoxin fold domain-containing protein — MRKFLKISLFFSIGLLIASCSKQNGVNEYLKSSSSKNVPIVSLIPSKDYEMLIIESSDCPYCHKLQHDITTNPELIKALKNVEVAPVLADDTSKLYKLVINNHKLIGTGEDIASDLGVNAYPNIFFLNKEGKVILNVPGYVKPKTMVCVINFITTKSYKKEDINSYIKANNCLS, encoded by the coding sequence ATGAGAAAGTTTTTAAAAATATCTTTATTTTTTAGTATTGGGCTTTTGATAGCTTCTTGTTCTAAGCAAAACGGCGTAAATGAATATCTAAAATCAAGCTCCAGCAAAAATGTACCAATAGTGAGTTTGATACCTTCAAAAGATTACGAGATGCTTATAATAGAAAGTAGCGATTGTCCATATTGTCATAAACTCCAACACGATATCACCACAAACCCAGAGCTTATAAAAGCTTTAAAAAACGTTGAAGTAGCACCAGTTTTGGCAGATGATACTTCAAAACTTTACAAATTAGTTATAAACAACCATAAGCTCATTGGCACTGGAGAAGATATAGCTTCTGACCTTGGAGTAAACGCCTATCCAAATATATTTTTCTTAAATAAAGAAGGTAAGGTTATACTAAACGTGCCAGGCTATGTAAAACCAAAAACGATGGTTTGTGTTATAAACTTTATAACTACTAAAAGCTATAAAAAAGAAGATATAAACTCATACATAAAAGCCAACAACTGTTTATCTTAA
- a CDS encoding DUF86 domain-containing protein translates to MKTKGFNISLIVQSFINLEKAYKDILKNLKLPKESFVQNKLAIDKVRTDFNIAFEAAMRPCRHISQVLNIKTTKHCLYELSESLGFPFAKDMKDLSEFYINYRDLKKDIDPSYLYDFLSTHIKLFRDYAEQIINYIKTTTKNYLLIDYDLLNEKAKHIKDAVEKLRFVLSKDEAEFLSKPMYFDRAKYFYQVAYDALFDICRHLSPKFKLKNPSDDCLVIMAQANIIENPNIAYDMMRLKNRLITTWDVDHKEFYEALKKLLPYFETYIKELSASVKELVKNA, encoded by the coding sequence ATGAAAACCAAAGGCTTTAACATATCGCTTATAGTACAAAGCTTCATAAACCTTGAAAAAGCCTATAAAGATATATTAAAAAATCTCAAACTCCCAAAAGAATCTTTTGTACAAAATAAACTTGCAATAGACAAAGTAAGAACAGATTTCAACATAGCTTTTGAAGCCGCCATGAGACCATGTAGACACATATCCCAAGTGTTAAATATAAAAACCACAAAACACTGTCTTTACGAGCTTTCTGAAAGCTTAGGATTTCCTTTTGCCAAAGATATGAAAGATTTATCGGAGTTTTATATAAACTATAGAGATCTTAAAAAGGATATAGACCCTTCTTATTTATACGATTTTCTTAGCACTCACATAAAACTTTTTAGAGATTACGCTGAGCAAATTATAAACTATATAAAAACTACCACAAAGAACTATCTTTTGATAGATTATGATCTTCTAAACGAAAAAGCAAAACATATAAAAGATGCTGTTGAGAAACTAAGGTTTGTACTATCAAAAGACGAAGCAGAGTTCTTATCAAAACCAATGTATTTTGATAGGGCAAAATACTTTTATCAGGTAGCATACGATGCTTTGTTTGATATATGTAGGCATCTATCGCCGAAGTTTAAACTAAAAAATCCCTCTGACGATTGTCTTGTTATAATGGCTCAAGCAAATATAATAGAAAATCCAAATATAGCTTACGATATGATGAGGTTAAAAAACAGACTAATAACCACATGGGATGTTGATCACAAAGAGTTTTATGAAGCTTTAAAAAAGCTGTTACCTTATTTTGAAACATATATAAAAGAGTTATCAGCTTCTGTAAAAGAGCTTGTAAAAAATGCCTAA
- the pyrF gene encoding orotidine-5'-phosphate decarboxylase, protein MPKLALAIDDKSSLNILKELEGLPLVVKIGPIVFLEEGFSLLKALKQSGFEVFLDLKFHDIPNTVLKSVEICAKNNIDYLTVHTLGGKEMLSPLKDIKGNTNIIGVTILTSHDSSYLEFLGSRYSLEEMVLNLAGVANECNLDGVVCSGFEAFSIKNKFPNLKTVIPGVRLDKDKKDDQKRVVSLQEVGGIADIIVMGRSIFNSPNPKETIFSILNMLGGYHGS, encoded by the coding sequence ATGCCTAAACTAGCATTAGCCATAGATGACAAAAGTTCTTTGAACATTTTGAAAGAATTGGAAGGTCTTCCACTAGTTGTAAAAATAGGACCTATAGTATTTTTAGAAGAGGGTTTTTCTTTGTTAAAAGCCCTAAAACAATCGGGCTTTGAAGTGTTTTTGGATCTAAAGTTTCACGATATTCCAAACACCGTTTTAAAATCAGTTGAAATTTGTGCAAAAAACAACATAGATTATCTTACCGTACATACGCTTGGTGGAAAAGAAATGCTTAGTCCTTTAAAAGATATAAAAGGAAATACAAATATAATAGGGGTTACAATACTAACATCTCATGACTCATCTTATTTGGAGTTCTTAGGTTCTAGGTATAGTTTAGAAGAGATGGTTTTAAATCTCGCTGGTGTTGCTAACGAGTGCAATTTAGATGGTGTTGTATGTTCTGGTTTTGAGGCTTTTAGTATAAAAAATAAATTTCCAAATTTAAAAACCGTTATACCAGGAGTAAGGCTTGATAAAGACAAAAAAGACGATCAAAAAAGGGTAGTAAGCTTACAAGAAGTCGGTGGGATAGCGGATATAATTGTTATGGGAAGGAGTATATTTAATAGCCCCAATCCAAAAGAAACAATTTTTAGTATATTAAATATGTTAGGAGGTTACCATGGAAGTTAG
- a CDS encoding 2Fe-2S iron-sulfur cluster-binding protein, with the protein MEVSIFIDGKEYKAPKGENLLKYMLSVGIEIPYFCYLDRLPALGSCRLCIVLVENQNRVIPSCTLQIQEGLRVSTQAKAVKENQAYLLQAYMTRHPLDCPICDKAGECDLQNYGALYGPQTQIVPVSALEKHREEHDWQSDYLEYYSNRCVVCYRCTRVCDYINKAKALYVEERGFDSNIVPTVRPIDTSSCDMCGMCVDVCPVGAIISKPFKFWSRSWLLKNEETVCLNCPTGCNIELEFGVGDWKSKAQVYRTKPGKELDSCAKIFFGYDMLNDNRIKEPITNQNRFPFSEPIEIINKNFKEKPMAVIISPFMTNEEISLALEIAKKVSSYVSSVISVDLIPFLKAYNKPIAHLDDITSKTKFVFIGDDISSVAPVVSYRINGKVYKTSNKKSRDDKFKPTYIDIEKIHDVIDKDTAIIVDVYSFRYEEASKLGNMLNKIDAPVMPIPLQTNALGLYEALKDIPITDIGLILEMIKQGEIKSVLLFGEDLFDYFDKDVVFEAFKNTKLTLVTPFKSDLSLLADTCIPMKLTGEKDGTIHTLRGLKKVSKVLPFPIDDDILKELPKLAGIGNSFSYKEGMFKTDYKKEVSVYNSSWILEHSKLLQNLENKNKEAMINV; encoded by the coding sequence ATGGAAGTTAGTATATTTATAGACGGCAAAGAATATAAAGCTCCAAAAGGAGAAAATTTATTAAAATACATGCTTTCTGTGGGTATAGAAATTCCTTATTTTTGCTATCTTGATAGATTGCCAGCGCTTGGTTCTTGTAGGCTTTGTATAGTGCTTGTAGAAAATCAAAACCGCGTTATACCATCTTGCACACTTCAAATACAAGAAGGTCTTAGAGTCAGCACCCAAGCAAAAGCTGTAAAAGAAAATCAGGCTTACTTGTTGCAAGCTTATATGACAAGACATCCTCTTGATTGTCCAATATGCGATAAAGCTGGTGAATGCGATCTGCAAAACTATGGAGCTCTTTATGGACCACAAACTCAGATAGTACCAGTATCAGCTTTAGAAAAGCACAGAGAAGAACACGATTGGCAAAGTGATTACTTGGAGTACTATTCAAATAGATGCGTCGTGTGCTACAGATGTACAAGGGTATGTGATTATATAAACAAAGCAAAAGCCCTTTATGTAGAAGAAAGAGGGTTTGATTCTAACATAGTCCCAACAGTAAGACCCATTGATACATCATCTTGTGATATGTGTGGTATGTGCGTGGATGTATGCCCAGTGGGTGCTATCATATCAAAACCTTTTAAATTCTGGTCTAGAAGCTGGCTTTTAAAAAATGAAGAGACCGTATGTCTCAATTGCCCCACCGGATGCAACATAGAGCTTGAGTTTGGTGTAGGAGACTGGAAGTCAAAAGCTCAAGTTTATAGGACAAAACCAGGAAAAGAACTTGATAGCTGCGCAAAGATATTTTTTGGATACGACATGTTAAACGACAACAGAATAAAAGAACCCATCACAAATCAAAACAGATTTCCCTTCTCAGAGCCAATAGAGATAATAAACAAAAACTTCAAAGAAAAACCTATGGCAGTCATAATATCTCCTTTTATGACCAACGAAGAGATAAGTTTAGCTTTAGAGATAGCTAAAAAAGTAAGCTCTTACGTATCTTCTGTAATTAGTGTTGATTTAATTCCATTTTTAAAAGCCTATAACAAACCAATAGCTCATCTTGACGATATTACATCAAAAACCAAATTCGTGTTTATAGGAGATGATATAAGTTCAGTTGCCCCTGTGGTAAGTTATAGGATAAACGGCAAAGTCTATAAGACATCCAATAAAAAATCAAGGGATGATAAATTTAAGCCAACCTACATAGACATAGAAAAAATCCATGATGTAATAGACAAGGATACAGCTATAATAGTAGATGTTTACAGCTTTAGATATGAAGAGGCTTCAAAGCTTGGGAATATGCTTAACAAAATAGACGCCCCAGTTATGCCAATACCTTTACAAACAAACGCACTTGGTCTTTACGAAGCTTTAAAAGATATACCAATAACAGATATAGGTCTCATATTAGAAATGATTAAGCAAGGTGAAATAAAATCAGTGCTGCTGTTTGGTGAAGATTTATTTGATTATTTTGATAAAGATGTTGTATTTGAGGCTTTTAAAAACACAAAACTAACCCTTGTAACACCTTTCAAGAGCGATCTTTCTCTTTTAGCAGATACCTGTATACCGATGAAGCTCACCGGTGAAAAAGATGGTACTATCCATACGTTGAGAGGCTTAAAAAAAGTTTCAAAAGTCTTACCTTTCCCAATAGACGACGATATACTAAAAGAGCTTCCAAAGTTAGCAGGTATAGGAAATTCCTTCTCTTACAAAGAAGGGATGTTTAAAACAGACTACAAAAAAGAGGTATCAGTTTACAACAGCTCTTGGATATTAGAGCATAGCAAACTGCTACAAAACCTTGAAAACAAAAACAAGGAAGCTATGATCAATGTCTGA